The DNA region TCTCGGCTATTCCTGTATAACCGACTGGAGGACCCGCCGTGCCCCGAACCGCCTCTGGTATCTCCTGGGCGGCATAGGCCTCGTTTTAGGCTTATATGAGCTGTATATAAACAGCCTGGAACTCGGTAGTCTTGACACCGGCTTTCTCTTTTACTGGGGCTTCTGCTTCATCTTTATCTTCATCATGATGTACTTGCTCTACTACCTTTTCCAGTACTTCGGCATGACCGGCATCGGGGGCGCCGATGCCAAGGCGCTCATGGCCATTGCCCTGATGTTCCCCTATTACCCGCAGGTAAACATCGCGGGCGTGGCGCTGCCTATCGCCTATACGTCCCGTTCGGTCATTTTCGGGCTGGCCGTCTTCGGCAACGCTCTGGTGCTAAACCTTGTCGTGCCTGTCACGATATTTATCTACAACCTGGCCACCGTGCCCTTCGGTGAGCTTATGGCGAGCCCGATGATGGCCTTTACCGGCTATAAGGCTAACATCGAAAGCCTCAAAGGCAGGCACGTACGCCTCATGCATAAGTATACGGAAAAGGACGGCAAGCCCGAGATCCGGCGGAGCTTCGGAGGAGCTGAGGCCGATGATGATACCTATAAAAAGTTGTTACAATGGAAGAGCTCCGGACTGATCGATAATAAAGTCTGGATCACGCCCAAGATACCGTTCCTCATACCTATCACTCTCGGTTTTATCGTAGCCATCCTCTGGGGTGATATACTCACACAGCTCATAGTGCATATATTATTATAATACCGGCAGCACTTCCAAAAGATTTATATTGACATAACTTTTATCATCAAGGTCTATAATATTATTAATTTACGACCGCTGAAAATGGAAGATGCCTATGACAAGCTTAAACGGGAACGCCGTGCTCGACGTTCTGGAATTACTTTTAACCGCCGAGATCTACAATAACTCGAACAACCTTGACGAGGACGACCTGCCTCCTCTCATACGGAAGCACTACTGGGACACGAAAGAAAAGAAAGTCCATCGCCCCATAAAGGTCGTCGAGTCCGACATCAAGGCCATCTTTGGCCTGGACAACGCCAAGGACATCATGTCCTCGCTGCCTTTTGTTAATTTCGACGAGTTCGGCTCTATCTACACGCTCACGGTGCTCGACCTGGGCACCAAGTGGTTCGCCAAGAAGGACGTCAGCGATCGCATTAACCGGAACCCGGTCCTGGCTTTCTACTATCAGAACTACGGCAACTTCGACGTCGACTATAAGGAAGTCCGCGCCAGGAACCCGACCAAGGAGTCCGGCCGGGAATGGATCGACGGCCTGAGTAAGAGCATAGCCGACGAGGGCGGCGACTCCATCGATATGCTGAAGCTCGTCCACATCGTGGCCCCGGAAGAGGTCGGCCAGAAGCTCGACGATATCGTGCTCACGGCCGAGCAGGAGGCCGAGGTCGAGAAGATCGTCAAGGCCATCCAGTACCGCGACTATCTGAGACAGATCGGCCTGCGGGAGATCGGAAAGCTATTATTCGTCGGCCCTCCTGGAACCGGCAAGACGTCCACGGCCCGGGCCATGTCCGCCCGGCTCAAGCTGCCCTTCCTCGAGGTCAAGCTTTCTATGATCACGTCTCAATATCTGGGCGAGACCTCGAAGAACATCGATAAGGTTTTCGAGCTGGCAAAAAAATTAAGCCCCTGTATCCTGTTCATCGACGAGTTCGACTTTGTCGCCAAGACGAGGACGTCCGATGAGCATGCTGCATTAAAAAGGGCGGTTAATACGCTGCTAAAATGTATCGACGAGATCAGCCTGGTCAACGATGGCGTACTTCTCATCGGCGCCACGAATCATCCAAAACTGCTGGACAACGCCGTCTGGCGGCGCTTCGACGAGATCGTCCTTTTCCCGCTGCCCGATCGCGATATGCGCAAGAAGATCTTCGAGCTGGTCCTCGAGCCGATCGACGGCAAGTTCGACATCGACGCGCTAGCGGACCGCACCGAGAACTACGCCGG from Methanocella sp. includes:
- a CDS encoding ATP-binding protein, whose protein sequence is MTSLNGNAVLDVLELLLTAEIYNNSNNLDEDDLPPLIRKHYWDTKEKKVHRPIKVVESDIKAIFGLDNAKDIMSSLPFVNFDEFGSIYTLTVLDLGTKWFAKKDVSDRINRNPVLAFYYQNYGNFDVDYKEVRARNPTKESGREWIDGLSKSIADEGGDSIDMLKLVHIVAPEEVGQKLDDIVLTAEQEAEVEKIVKAIQYRDYLRQIGLREIGKLLFVGPPGTGKTSTARAMSARLKLPFLEVKLSMITSQYLGETSKNIDKVFELAKKLSPCILFIDEFDFVAKTRTSDEHAALKRAVNTLLKCIDEISLVNDGVLLIGATNHPKLLDNAVWRRFDEIVLFPLPDRDMRKKIFELVLEPIDGKFDIDALADRTENYAGSDLRLIVREAVLNALTEDRTKLDQEDMIKAVKQFEDRINLRLSDDAVN
- a CDS encoding A24 family peptidase C-terminal domain-containing protein is translated as MYGWDWLNITRIVICLIILGYSCITDWRTRRAPNRLWYLLGGIGLVLGLYELYINSLELGSLDTGFLFYWGFCFIFIFIMMYLLYYLFQYFGMTGIGGADAKALMAIALMFPYYPQVNIAGVALPIAYTSRSVIFGLAVFGNALVLNLVVPVTIFIYNLATVPFGELMASPMMAFTGYKANIESLKGRHVRLMHKYTEKDGKPEIRRSFGGAEADDDTYKKLLQWKSSGLIDNKVWITPKIPFLIPITLGFIVAILWGDILTQLIVHILL